The segment TCTCGCAAACTGGCGTTCCCATCTGTGGAATGCCTTGGGAAACCCCGAAAGAGGCGGCGCTTGCCGTCATCGGATGGCGTCACGGTTGGATGAAGCAGAATGAGCGAGGGCCGACGGGAAGACCCGTCCAGTTTTCGCCGCATCGAAGGGACAGTACGAGTCCTTCCGAGAGCTTGCTCCATCTATCCGTCGGCATCAAGGAGATGCCCTTGCGATTGGTCGGCGGCTACGGCAGTAGACGCCGATAAGCGGATGGAGCTAAGCGAAATCCGCGAAATCGGACATGGACGTGAAAACATGGCCCAGAGACACAAGCCACGACGTGGATCGATGGGGTTCTCGCCCCGAAAGCGCGCACCTAGCCAGGTTCCACGCTTTGCAAGCTGGCCCGCCGACGGCGAGGCGCCGAAGCTCCAAGGCTTCGCCGGGTACAAGGCCGGCATGACCCACGCCCTCATGGTCGATTACAGACCGAAGAGCCTAACGACGGGCCAAGAGGTCCAGGTGCCGGTCACGGTCATCGAGACGCCGCCGATGAAGATCGCGGCGATCCGCGTCTACAAGCAGACGGTCTACGGTCTCAAGCTCAAGGGCGAATTCTGGGCCGCGAACGTCGACAAGGAACTCCGCATGCGGCTCACCGTCCCGAAGGAAGCGGACGGGGTCACAGGCATCGACGTGACAAAGGTCGACGATGTGCGCGTCCTCGCTTACACTCAACCGAAGACCGTCTCCGGCGTGCCAAAGAAGGTGCCTGAGATAATGGAATTGCGAGTCGGCGGCGGCGCTCTCCCAGCGCGGCTCGACTTCGCAAAGAAGCTTCTCGGCAAG is part of the Euryarchaeota archaeon genome and harbors:
- a CDS encoding 50S ribosomal protein L3, with translation MAQRHKPRRGSMGFSPRKRAPSQVPRFASWPADGEAPKLQGFAGYKAGMTHALMVDYRPKSLTTGQEVQVPVTVIETPPMKIAAIRVYKQTVYGLKLKGEFWAANVDKELRMRLTVPKEADGVTGIDVTKVDDVRVLAYTQPKTVSGVPKKVPEIMELRVGGGALPARLDFAKKLLGKEVEVSDFAKPGQMIDVAAVTKGFGNQGAVPRWGVKLQSHKNSKNRRDATPLGPWHPSFIRWSVPMPGQTGYHQRTEYNKRVLKIGEDGNEITPAGGFLNYGVVKNKYVLLHGSIPGPAKRLIRLRDATRYTRGIKVEAPALNYVSAKSKQGA